The genomic stretch CTGGGCAAAGAAGCAGTAAAACAGCAGCGAGAACCCAACCTTTTAAGGCTGCTCTCCAGAATCAGCTGTTACATAAGCTGTCAGTTAGCCTGTCAGTGCTGCATAAAACAAGGATCAAATTTGGCGCCACAAtctatcatttattttctttttgtttttccaggtcAGTCCATCTAaatcttcaagttaaattttcAGCCCAAGCTATTCAAAACAATGACAGCGACCTGACCCATGGAACTCCCCAGTGGCTGCATGAGTCAACCTCTTCTGGATCTAGATCATGAATGACAAACTGGTCTTCCTTGGACTGCTGTACTTCGTCCAGGGCATCCCCTATGGTCTTCAGTCCTCTCTGCTTCCTCTCTATCTGCGTGGAGCTGGTCACTCACTCACCCGCATAGGGTTCACCAAGATCCTCTACTTCCCCTGGGTACTCAAGGTGCTCTGGGCACCTCTGGTGGACCGGGTCGGTACCAAGCGCCGCTGGCTGGTGGCAACAGTGTGTGGCCTTGCTCTGACATGCCTCAGCAGTGCCGCTCTGGCCCCAGAGGCACATATCTGGGGGGTGGCTGGAACTCTTTTGACTATGAACACCCTCGCGTCCGTTCAGGACATTGCTGTAGATGGAGCTGCTGTGGGGTTGTTGAAAGGACGTGGGGAGCTGGGGTTGGGTAATACGGCGCAAGTTGTAGGTTATAAAGCTGGGTCGGTGTTCGCAGGAGGCGGACTGCTGGCTGTGATCGATGTGGCTGGATGGAGCTGGATGTTTGTGTTGCTGACGTTTGTATACTCAGGGATGGCCCTGTTTGTGTGGGGAACCCCAGTTCTGGACCATGAGACGGTACGGGGCCAGCAGGCGGACGGCACCAAAAGAGGAGGTGAAGCTGTGAGGCCATGGAGGATATGGAGGAAACTGCTGGCGGTCCCAGGCACACCATGGACTGTCCTCTATGTGCTCACCTACAAACTAGGTAGGTCCAAACAACCTGGTTATCTTCAGGTCTGTAGCTGTACTTTTGCTTTTAGTTTGTCTTTAcgtaaagttttacaaatgcactgaaaaaaaaaacatttgtgtgttttatataaatgacaggtgaatacttttaaatgaaactcagtttacaattaatttataaaaagtcTACACTTTAATGTCCCAGACATGTATGAAGGGATTTTTGTACCACCACATTGGTAACAAAAAGAGATTAtatagaccaatcagcaggttGTTTAGTGGCACATATGTCACTGAACCTTATAAGTGTAAAAACAATGATAGGGAGGAAGCTAGATGAGAGACAAtgcatctgaaaacattttagttgcaaacacaaaaatattttttgagagcaaaaaaaaagtatttgaaagcaagtatttattttttccatctcgtaattatgaagttttattcttaaaaaattaatatatatatatttttttgcaatttaggattttttgatCTAAAAATTGTGAGTTTTGTTCGCAACTTGCTGGCACAAATATACTCTATAGAAAGGAACAGATTTAAGATGTGACAAAGTGAAGTTATTGCGACTTATTGCTCCTTACACATTGTCTGATGACAGAACCATGTTCAGTTTTTCTTAATAACTTTGTCAAACACttctagacaaaaaaaatatccctaaatatttttatacaaattagaaacaggccctgcgacagactggcgacctgtccagggtgtaccccgccttcgcccttcagcagccgggataggctccggcacccccgcgaccccgaaagggacacagcggtcaggaaaatggatgaaatTAGAAACAACTTGGTAATTTTTGTGATACCATAAAAACACTTCATCCACTCCAGTGTTTAACAAAGTCcctatttttggtttaaattcaaACACTGATTATCACAGAAAAGGTACCATTAAGTCAACAACTCTTCCAAGGAgcatatttatatttagaaatagAGCCTCAAATGTTCTGATTAGTAGATTCCTGgttttgcaaaattcaaagctgtttggaaagatttaaaaaaactcagcaCTGTTTTATGTTCATTCATACATTCTATATAAATtctacaaatgcatttttttattttagctttaatatttttttttagttcagacATATAGactgctgttaaaaaaatattactaacaTGTTAAAGCAGTCAAggaatttttttccacttagttttcattatttatctTGTTTGAAAATTAGAATGACATAGATATTTAAGCAGTAAATAAATGTCATGAATTTTGCATCACTGTAGTCATGTGTAGCCCTGAGTTtaccactagatgtcactgtTGGTGTTTCTGCAAAGACTAAATAAGATGCTTGGAAAAAGTTGAGCGGAAGATATGTCTAAATGAagtttactttattgtttttttaagcagggtcaatgtgtaaattaaaaaacactcactctaaaaaatgtgttcttgtttTTGAAGTTGTAAAGGTAGATTATTTCACCTTTTACcattaaaagcacaaaagtaGCCTAAATGAGTATGCACACAGTTAGTTGTGTGAATGTATTATAGTTGTAGTGAGCAGGTAAGCTAAATCAGGGTTGGATAGTCAATCCTGTATGTGTGGGAGTGAGAGTTGATATGTCCAGAGTTTGGTGTTTGGCAGCAGAAGGGGATTATGTAAGGATTAGAGCGTCTTTGTGTCTGTGTCATTCTGAAGCTGAAATGGAAGACGGAGTATCCTGCTGATGTGTGTTTACGTGGATATCTGTATGTGGGTGGTGGGAATATAATTGTCTCTTCACATTTGCACAGCCTTTGCTTGTGCATCAATGTGCAcgtcttgtgttttttaactgtTAGTTGGTGAGCTTGTGTTTTTGAGAGAGTGTAAAGGGTGGCTCAGTAATCGGATAAGCTCCGGCAGACGACACTACTAGACTAAATATGAAGGCTGGCTGGACCCTCTAATCTGTCTAGGGAGCCCCCCTCCAACAAACACTCTCTCtggcacacacacatacacatatataaacTTCCCTATTGGCTGATGCTCACAATTACAACAATAATTACTCTGAATGGCACGATTTAACAGTTATGTCACTTGTTAGCATTTCATGTTGTAGTAATTGCAGTATTTCCTAcctttacaggaaaaaaaagaggcaagGGTCATCTGAAATTTTAGATTGGACCGTAATATGCCAGCATAGTTGTCTGTGTGAGACagtattgtttttgtttcagggCTATGTTGGTGTGAGACTGGTAATCTGCCGTCTGAACCCCCCACTTTTCCCACTCAAACCCCACTCGTCTCCTCAATCCCCCATCCACTATGAGCAGAGATGCACCCACCGTGACCCGTGTGCCATCTGAGGCCACAAACAGTTTGGGAGAACTGTCTGGATGAAGGGAGGGGTGGGAAGGAGGaaggataaacaaaaaaaaaatgcaaggaTGCAAACGGTGTTGTTGGTGTTATAGTCAGATAACAAGGATCtgccaaaaaatgtgttaatatcCTACTACAatcttgtatatttatttttttaaatggtctgATAGAAAAAGTAGGTTTGCCACATTTTagagaattactttaaaacaggtGGATTCATTTAATCTctataaatttaactttttattttatttttattttttgtgttttcaaaatctTGATCCCATCATGTCAGGAAATTTGTTGACTGTTAGAAGACAAGCAGACCTTGCAACaagttcatttttatgtaataaataaaccatCATGACTCCTATGTgaatttgactattttaatgcattccttaaaaaaaaacttatgttaaatgtaaatttcacCCATTCAGacccatttttttcaaaaggaaaattatgtttataCCACAGACCAAGTGGACCACAGAACacatttgtgatgtttttctggGTTAAAGTTGAGGGAAAAAttgcaaaagaaaatgtgcaagGGGCAAATAAAGCACTCTTATCTAATATACGtgttattttaaagacaaataaagatC from Oryzias melastigma strain HK-1 linkage group LG9, ASM292280v2, whole genome shotgun sequence encodes the following:
- the mfsd3 gene encoding major facilitator superfamily domain-containing protein 3, giving the protein MNDKLVFLGLLYFVQGIPYGLQSSLLPLYLRGAGHSLTRIGFTKILYFPWVLKVLWAPLVDRVGTKRRWLVATVCGLALTCLSSAALAPEAHIWGVAGTLLTMNTLASVQDIAVDGAAVGLLKGRGELGLGNTAQVVGYKAGSVFAGGGLLAVIDVAGWSWMFVLLTFVYSGMALFVWGTPVLDHETVRGQQADGTKRGGEAVRPWRIWRKLLAVPGTPWTVLYVLTYKLGEQGAVTMFPLFLLDHHMTARELGFWNGVIAMGFSICGSSLGGLLLAQFSIGALMRRVFVLRTVSMVFQSSLLTVLEPSPLLKGMAVLSMSVQHFLGGLITTLTFTTMMHCTQRAEESIQATHYSFLATLEVLGKLMFGALAGGLVDWFGFQVAFLFFLSLSAGTALHVWTATFTGALREHQLKDQPK